One part of the Phoenix dactylifera cultivar Barhee BC4 chromosome 4, palm_55x_up_171113_PBpolish2nd_filt_p, whole genome shotgun sequence genome encodes these proteins:
- the LOC103710748 gene encoding G-type lectin S-receptor-like serine/threonine-protein kinase At2g19130: protein MDTEIRPCSSLSIFLLFSLFSSLNIQRGVATDTISLGQSVSGNQTIVSKEGHFELGFFTPGNSRNYYIGIWYKTIPVQTVIWVANRATPISNTSSAELKISEDGKLVLLNSSKIPVWSSNSTPSTSNSTVAVLLDTGNLVISKGSNTTIWQSFDHPTDTWMPGGWLGVNKITGEYQSTTSWENPENPAPGPFAQSMDPDGSNQFVLLWNGSEIYWSSGLWNGQYFTAVPGTRESTPFNFTFVDNKQRKYAMYTILDSSFITRCVIDSSGLLRQWYWLNSTQKWQTVFTQPLAQCDVYSLCGAFGICDQKSLNTCRCSHGFEPASLKEWEFNVWKSGCMRKTSLRCSNKSSTGGEGDRFLEMTNMRLPANPQNLTVGSAKDCEQACLNSCSCNAYAYVSGCSIWTGDLRNLRQLYDGDSGAGTLHLRLAASNFPGSSSSHKLVVALTLSVIGGILGISGVLVGLIWAFQRRKRIRMAKQVEGSLIQFTYGDLRRVTKNFSEKLGSGGFGSVFKGTLIDSTEVAVKRLEGLRQGEKQFRTEVSTLAAIQHVNLVHLRGFCTEGSKRLLVYEYMSGGSLDSLLFQNKSTVLDWKTRYQIILGIARGLAYLHEKCRECIIHCDIKPDNILLDKDFCAKVADFGMAKLIGRDFSRVLTTMRGTVGYLAPEWISGLPITSKVDVYSFGMMLFELVSGKRNTTPSADGSKIFYPSWAAAKVNEGDIFSLLDSAESADLEELTRVCRVACWCIQDSEDDRPTMGQVVQILEGVLEVSMPPLPRALQLLTEGQRQIRNHSSSTEYKDPLDQSQDFCL, encoded by the coding sequence ATGGATACTGAGATAAGGCCATGTTCCTCTCTTtccatctttcttctcttctctctcttctcttctctcaacATCCAACGCGGTGTAGCAACTGATACCATCTCTTTGGGCCAGTCCGTCTCCGGAAACCAGACCATTGTGTCCAAAGAAGGCCACTTTGAGCTGGGGTTCTTCACACCAGGTAACTCCCGTAACTACTACATAGGTATCTGGTACAAAACAATTCCAGTCCAAACTGTAATCTGGGTGGCGAACAGAGCAACACCCATCTCCAACACCTCCTCTGCCGAGCTAAAAATCTCGGAAGATGGCAAATTAGTCCTTCTCAACAGTTCCAAAATCCCAGTTTGGTCATCCAATTCAACTCCATCAACCTCCAATTCCACGGTTGCTGTGCTTCTGGACACCGGAAATCTTGTTATAAGCAAGGGGTCAAACACTACAATTTGGCAGAGTTTTGATCACCCAACTGACACATGGATGCCAGGAGGATGGCTTGGAGTTAACAAGATCACAGGGGAGTATCAGAGCACCACTTCATGGGAGAATCCTGAGAATCCCGCCCCCGGGCCTTTCGCTCAAAGTATGGACCCCGATGGATCCAATCAGTTCGTATTGCTGTGGAATGGTTCTGAAATTTATTGGAGCAGTGGGCTGTGGAATGGCCAGTACTTCACTGCAGTCCCTGGAACCAGAGAAAGCACTCCCTTCAACTTCACCTTCGTCGACAACAAGCAGCGGAAGTATGCCATGTATACCATCCTCGACAGTTCTTTCATCACTCGGTGTGTTATTGATTCATCTGGGCTATTAAGACAATGGTATTGGTTGAACAGCACCCAGAAGTGGCAGACAGTCTTTACTCAACCTTTGGCTCAATGTGATGTCTACTCCCTATGTGGAGCTTTTGGTATCTGCGACCAGAAAAGCTTGAATACTTGCAGGTGCTCCCATGGTTTCGAACCAGCTTCGTTGAAAGAATGGGAGTTCAATGTTTGGAAGTCAGGGTGCATGAGGAAAACCAGTTTGCGATGCAGCAATAAAAGCTCGACCGGTGGAGAAGGGGATAGATTCCTTGAGATGACCAATATGAGACTGCCTGCCAATCCGCAGAACTTGACTGTTGGGAGTGCTAAAGATTGCGAACAGGCTTGCTTGAACAGCTGCTCTTGCAACGCGTATGCTTATGTGAGTGGATGCTCAATTTGGACTGGGGACCTTAGGAACCTTCGACAACTCTATGATGGTGATAGTGGAGCTGGTACTCTGCATCTCCGGCTCGCTGCTTCTAATTTTCCAGGTTCAAGTAGCTCACATAAGTTGGTAGTCGCTCTAACTCTTAGTGTCATCGGTGGAATTCTTGGGATCTCGGGTGTTCTCGTCGGACTAATTTGGGCGTTTCAAAGGAGGAAACGAATTCGGATGGCAAAACAAGTTGAGGGTTCTTTGATTCAGTTTACTTATGGCGATTTGCGGCGTGTGACGAAGAACTTCTCTGAAAAGTTGGGCAGCGGTGGCTTTGGCTCCGTTTTTAAAGGGACATTAATTGACTCAACCGAAGTAGCTGTGAAGAGGCTTGAAGGCTTGAGACAAGGGGAGAAGCAATTCCGAACCGAAGTGAGCACATTGGCTGCTATTCAGCATGTCAATCTAGTTCACCTTCGCGGTTTCTGCACCGAGGGCAGCAAAAGGCTTCTAGTTTATGAGTACATGTCCGGAGGTTCCCTGGACTCTCTTCTCTTTCAAAACAAATCCACGGTTCTGGACTGGAAGACGAGGTATCAAATTATTCTTGGGATTGCGAGAGGACTAGCCTACCTCCATGAGAAGTGCAGGGAGTGCATCATACACTGCGACATAAAGCCAGACAACATACTCCTAGACAAGGACTTCTGCGCCAAAGTTGCAGACTTTGGCATGGCGAAGCTCATCGGTCGCGACTTCAGCAGGGTCCTGACAACCATGAGGGGAACCGTTGGCTACCTCGCACCCGAGTGGATTTCAGGCCTGCCAATCACCTCCAAGGTTGACGTCTACAGCTTCGGGATGATGCTCTTTGAGCTGGTATCAGGCAAGCGAAACACAACGCCCTCTGCGGATGGGAGCAAAATCTTTTATCCGTCCTGGGCGGCAGCAAAGGTCAATGAAGGCGATATATTTAGCTTATTAGACTCTGCAGAGTCTGCAGACCTTGAAGAGCTAACCAGAGTCTGCAGAGTTGCTTGCTGGTGCATTCAAGACTCTGAAGATGACAGGCCAACAATGGGACAGGTTGTGCAGATCCTAGAGGGAGTCCTGGAGGTGAGCATGCCGCCACTTCCTAGGGCTCTTCAGCTTCTCACGGAAGGTCAGAGACAAATTCGTAATCATTCGTCATCCACTGAATACAAAGATCCACTTGATCAATCTCAGGATTTCTGTCTGTGA